The following proteins are encoded in a genomic region of Brachypodium distachyon strain Bd21 chromosome 1, Brachypodium_distachyon_v3.0, whole genome shotgun sequence:
- the LOC100841504 gene encoding uncharacterized protein LOC100841504, translated as MALLSPGSPTARLLTVPSLLLLLSCAALLVFLLLPGLSPSPSPSAGAHLCACADPVTTHTTTSVTTTTTTASPAPVATSPDDVAWLKAQLASNSLALLLASAGDDAWHRLRKGINPRTRQQQLFDINRHHGISHYPDEEATNHTALPCPGELLVEEHHSNYGEPWAGGRDVFEFLANASALVPRDQVLEIGCGTLRVGLHFIRFLETGRFHCLERDELSLMAALRYELPSQGLLYKRPMIVRGEDMDFSKFGDTVMYDLIYASAVFLHIPDKLVWTGLERLAGKLRPQRGRIFVSHNIKFCSRLGGDECTRRLAELGLEYVGKHTHDSLLFNHYEIWFEFRRPKV; from the exons ATGGCGCTCCTGTCGCCGGGCAGCCCCACGGCGCGGCTGCTCACGGTGCCGtcgctgctcctgctgctctcCTGCGCCGCGcttctcgtcttcctcctcctcccgggcCTCTCCCCTTCCCCGTCCCcctccgcgggcgcccacctctgcgcctgcgccgaccccgtcaccacccacaccaccaccagcgtcaccaccaccaccaccaccgcctcccccGCGCCCGTCGCCACCTCCCCCGACGACGTCGCCTGGCTCAAGGCGCAGCTCGCCTCCAACTCGCTCGCCCTCCTTCTCGCATCCGCCGGGGACGACGCCTGGCACCGCCTCCGCAAGGGCATCAACCCCCGCACCCGCCAGCAGCAGCTCTTCGACATCAACAG GCACCACGGGATCTCTCATTACCCCGATGAAGAGGCGACCAACCACACGGCGCTGCCTTGCCCCGGGGAGCTCCTAGTCGAGGAGCACCACAGTAACTACGGCGAGCCATGGGCCGGTGGCCGCGATGTTTTCGAGTTCCTTGCGAATGCCTCTGCTCTCGTGCCCAGGGACCAGGTCCTTGAAATCGGGTGTGGGACGCTCCGTGTTGGTCTGCATTTCATCCGGTTCCTTGAGACCGGGAGGTTCCACTGCCTGGAGCGTGATGAGCTGTCCCTCATGGCTGCGCTTCGTTATGAGCTGCCATCGCAGGGGCTGTTGTACAAGCGGCCGATGATTGTCAGAGGGGAGGATATGGATTTCAGTAAGTTCGGGGATACGGTTATGTATGATCTTATTTATGCGAGTGCCGTGTTCCTCCATATTCCAGATAAGCTTGTTTGGACCGGGCTTGAGAGGCTTGCTGGGAAGCTGAGGCCACAGAGAGGCAGGATTTTTGTGTCACATAACATTAAGTTCTGCTCAAGGTTGGGCGGTGACGAGTGCACACGTCGACTTGCGGAACTGGGGCTTGAGTATGTTGGCAAGCACACTCATGATAGCTTGTTGTTTAACCATTACGAGATATGGTTTGAATTTCGAAGGCCAAAAGTTTAG
- the LOC100843821 gene encoding transcription factor MUTE, translating into MSHIAVERNRRRQMNEHLKTLRSLTPALYVKRGDQASIIGGAVDFIRELHVLLEALQANKRRRLNNNLHPCSTPTTPSPRSLPTNNTNSSSPGSGGSSSAASNTGSGGGVNKEKARELAACCSSAAAEVEARISGANLLLRTLSGRAPPGQAAKMVGLLQALHLEVLHLNISTLEDTVLHSFVLQIGLECQLSVEDLAFEVHQTFCCDYQQEDHHGQQQLLLELPIAGTVHGDIMIN; encoded by the exons ATGTCGCACATCGCGGTGGAGCggaaccggcggcggcagatgAACGAGCACCTCAAGACGCTGCGTTCCCTGACGCCGGCGCTGTACGTGAAGCGCGGCGACCAGGCCTCCATcatcggcggcgccgtcgactTCATCCGCGAGCTCCACGTCCTCCTCGAAGCACTCCAGGCAaacaagcgccgccgcctcaacAACAATCTTCATCCCTGCAGCACCCCAACCACCCCAAGCCCGCGCTCCCTCCCCACCAACAACACcaactcctcctcccccggctccggcggctcctcctccgccgcctccaacaccggcagcggcggcggcgtcaacAAGGAGAAGGCGAGGGAGCTGGCGGCGTGCTgcagctcggcggcggcggaggtggaggcgcggATCTCGGGGGCCAACCTGCTGCTGCGGACGCTCTCGGGCCGGGCTCCCCCGGGCCAGGCCGCGAAAATGGTGGGCCTGCTCCAGGCCTTGCACCTCGAGGTCCTCCATCTCAACATCAGCACCCTGGAAGACACCGTGCTCCACTCCTTCGTCCTCCAG atcgGGCTCGAGTGCCAGCTCAGCGTCGAGGACCTCGCCTTCGAGGTGCACCAGACCTTCTGCTGCGACTACCAGCAAGAGGATCACCAtggccagcagcagctcctcctcgagcTGCCCATCGCCGGCACCGTCCATGGCGACATCATGATCAATTAA
- the LOC100844824 gene encoding zinc finger protein CONSTANS-LIKE 13 has protein sequence MASGVSGDAAAAACCAAAACYYCDSAASAVVYCRADAAGLCLPCDRLVHAANTVSSRHARVPLCAACRAAPASVCHPLAAPASAARFLCSGCCSNNFDDDGGAAVEGYTGCPSAGELATILGVVAHDARGHGNEAAAVNGDEEGWWLRVWEKESTVISMDDVIVPTTSCPKGRGQSSPCEDLDGEVLRQLRELARSEAAAAYVEVEVAGADQLPPWGPSGYYAADHGDLGALTFEAASMAVPSCDQLHQAWIAADLPDDVVEAVSAAGGREQSPAAADPILSPLVLEIAAGVCPSMSCSGHAHPSAVSAPARAVAKPKDDDGGHRDDHRTLSAGAPAEEARPPGRSVAFGGYDIAYPDRGTVISRYKEKRKNRRFGKQIRYESRKARADGRLRIKGRFAKSGST, from the exons ATGGCGTCCGGCGTCTCCGGAGATgctgctgcggcagcgtgctgtgctgcggcagcgtgctaCTACTGCGACAGCGCGGCATCGGCGGTGGTGTACTGCCGTGCGGACGCGGCGGGGCTGTGCCTCCCCTGCGACCGCCTCGTCCATGCTGCGAACACTGTCTCCTCCCGCCATGCCCGCGTCCCGCTCTGCGCTGCCTGCCGTGCCGCCCCAGCTTCCGTCTGTCACCCTCTAGCCGCCCCGGCCTCCGCGGCGCGCTTCCTCTGCTCTGGTTGCTGCTCCAATAACTTCGACGATGACGGTGGCGCGGCGGTGGAAGGGTACACCGGTTGCCCCTCGGCGGGTGAACTCGCCACAAtcctcggcgtcgtcgccCACGACGCCCGTGGACACGGCAACGAAGCGGCTGCGGTCAACGGAGACGAGGAGGGGTGGTGGTTGCGGGTCTGGGAGAAGGAGTCAACGGTGATCAGCATGGACGATGTCATCGTGCCCACCACCTCCTGCCCCAAG GGGCGGGGCCAGAGTTCGCCGTGCGAGGATCTGGACGGCGAGGTTCTCCGACAGCTGAGGGAGCTCGCCaggtcggaggcggcggctgcgtaTGTCGAGGTAGAGgtggccggcgctgatcagcTGCCTCCATGGGGACCTTCAGGTTATTATGCTGCTGATCATGGTGATCTTGGGGCTCTCACCTTCGAGGCGGCAAGCATGGCTGTACCATCTTGTGATCAG CTCCATCAAGCATGGATTGCAGCCGATCTCCCCGACGACGTCGTCGaggccgtctccgccgccggaggtcGGGAGCAatccccggcggcggcagaccCGATCCTGTCGCCGCTGGTACTGGAGATAGCAGCAGGCGTCTGTCCCAGCATGAGCTGCAGTGGCCACGCTCACCCATCAGCCGTGTCCGCGCCGGCGCGAGCGGTTGCTAAGCCcaaggacgacgacggcggccacCGTGATGATCATCGCACGTTGTCAGCCGGGGCGCCGGCAGAAGAAGCTCGGCCGCCCGGCAGGAGCGTCGCCTTCGGGGGTTACGACATCGCCTACCCGGACCGCGGCACGGTGATCTCGCGCTACAAGGAGAAGCGGAAGAACAGGAG GTTCGGGAAGCAGATCCGGTACGAGTCGCGCAAGGCCCGCGCCGACGGCAGGCTCAGGATCAAGGGCCGCTTCGCCAAGTCAGGATCCACCTAG